The Sorangiineae bacterium MSr11367 genome window below encodes:
- a CDS encoding carbohydrate ABC transporter permease, whose translation MSETRSLFSDAQLRRGRARWIYFLVLTLLTLLFAAVFLFPMYWMVIGSLKDPAELARPIPTWIPESFHPEVYVQAWNELNIGRFFLNTAFYAVGAWLMQLVVDVTAAYALSKLRPVLGNVVLGAMLATLLLPTAALLVPAYLTVSDVPLFHVNLLDTPWALWLPSAANAFNIYVLKQFFDQIPDELLDAARMDGAGSLRILVSIVLPLSRPVLAVVSIFAVIAMWKDFLWPLLVLQEPRTQTLSVALSRLSATGRVPLTEVMAGLVIASVPMIAAFLVFQRSILKGLTAGGLKG comes from the coding sequence ATGAGCGAAACGCGATCGCTTTTCTCGGATGCGCAGCTCCGGCGCGGACGCGCGCGGTGGATCTATTTCCTCGTACTCACCTTGCTCACCTTGCTGTTCGCGGCCGTCTTTCTATTTCCCATGTACTGGATGGTGATTGGCTCCTTGAAGGACCCGGCCGAGCTCGCGCGGCCGATTCCCACGTGGATCCCGGAGAGCTTCCATCCCGAGGTGTACGTCCAAGCGTGGAACGAGCTCAATATCGGGCGGTTCTTTCTGAATACGGCGTTTTATGCCGTCGGGGCGTGGCTCATGCAGCTCGTCGTCGATGTCACGGCGGCGTATGCGCTGTCGAAGCTCCGCCCCGTGCTGGGGAATGTCGTGCTCGGCGCCATGCTCGCCACCTTGCTCCTGCCGACGGCCGCGCTGCTCGTCCCCGCGTACCTCACCGTCAGCGACGTACCTCTGTTCCATGTGAATCTGCTGGATACACCGTGGGCGCTATGGCTTCCGTCGGCGGCGAATGCCTTCAACATTTATGTGCTGAAGCAATTCTTCGATCAGATCCCCGACGAGCTTCTGGACGCCGCGCGCATGGATGGCGCCGGCAGCCTGCGCATTCTGGTGAGCATCGTCCTGCCGCTCTCGAGGCCGGTGCTCGCGGTCGTTTCGATCTTCGCGGTCATCGCCATGTGGAAGGATTTTCTATGGCCGCTCCTTGTCTTGCAGGAGCCGCGTACGCAGACACTCAGTGTGGCGCTCAGTCGACTGTCGGCCACGGGGCGGGTCCCGCTGACCGAAGTGATGGCGGGGTTGGTGATTGCGAGCGTACCGATGATTGCGGCCTTCTTGGTATTCCAGCGCAGCATTCTCAAAGGCCTCACTGCGGGCG